A window of Malania oleifera isolate guangnan ecotype guangnan chromosome 2, ASM2987363v1, whole genome shotgun sequence genomic DNA:
GCGAAGGCTAGATATTCCTATGGAAGTTGTAGTCGCATATCTAAGAATGAGGtatctgaatttttttttctcttcattttctttGTAGTTATCATCTGTTACTGATTTTTGCAGCTCTTTTTTATGGCTGCAGCATGGTATGGTTCCCAATTTTGAAAGATCAATGAGAGGACTTCGAAAAACAGAGCAGTGTAAAGACAGGAAGGCACTGAAAAATGAAACCAACCAAATTCTTTCCCACAAACGTTCACATAAATCAAGCAGTTCGTCTGTGAATAGGCATGTAATGGGTGACTGCAGGCCACCCCGCCTGAATGAATCACCCCAATCCATCTTTCATGACGTAAAATGGTTTCTTGGAATTCCAGGAGAAGCCATGAATGTCAGGGTTAATGACTATGGCTCACATGAAAAAGGTCATAGAAACTTTCAGGACTTAATACACAATCATACTAGAAACTTTCAGGACTTAATACACAATCATACCCAGGACGCAGACTTGGTCTCCACAAGCCCTGTGGTTGAGAAGACTCTGTACATAGACTCTGTATGTAAGGTGAAATCTCCTagtttaaattcaaaaatttcagaTGCAAAGAGACTGATAGAAGCCAGAGGAAATGATTTTCAGACTCTTAAAAGTCAAGTGATGGAAGATACCCCCTCAGTGGATTCTTTACTTCAAGCAATCAAATGCTCAGATATTATGGGTGAAAAAGCAACATTGCAAACTAGAAGTTTTCAATCCACAGATTACAGTTTTCTATCTTCTTCTGAAAAATCAAGTCAAGAAGTATTAGGGCACATAATAAAGAATTTCAGACCAGACGAGAAGCTTATTAAGGATTCTACTACCTCAGCAACTGCAAACGTCCAAGATGATGTGTTTGAGGGGTTTGGAGATCAGCAGTCTCCAAAAGCAGCCACTCCAAGAATATCTGAAGGCAGCTATTCCCAATTTCCACGTACCCCACCCTTACCGAAATCTCCTTCAGAATCGTGGCTCGGGCGTACCTTGCCTTACATTTCCTCTAGGAATCCATCTTCAAGGTCTTATCTTGGCATCCAGAATAACCCAAGAGGTAAGGCTTCTTAGACAGCCTCCGTTGATCCCAAACGGGTAACACATTCAAAACTTTCTATTGTTCATCATTGCATTTCCAGTTTTTGAGGtaatttttaaattcattgtAATTATTCATTGTAAATACTGGTGTAAATGCTGAGTTGCACCCACCTCTCCATCCCTTAGCAGGGGCCAATAATGCCTGTACGAGCAACTTGAAAGTGTAAAAACTTATATACCTTCCAGATCAAGCGTTTGCTTTCCCTGGTGAATCCAATAAGTTTAAAGGCGACTGAAATCTCTTGTTGTGCTGTTTCTGTTGTACTCAGAATATAATGGTTACTGTAATATCAGCAATTGTTTTCTCGGTTCAGAAATGCTAGTCCCCTCCCAAATATTAGATATCATGGCCACTAGCGTCATGTATATTGTACCATGTGGATTGTACAAACAAAGTCATAATAAAATTAGCTACGTTTGATCTTGCAGTGCTGTATAGCCTTTATTATTCTTAGTCTTTAGAAACATTGATTTGGGAgctttagatttggatttgtctGAATTTAAGAAAGTTAATACAgttttatgttgtattttatctaaattcgtacaaattcaaatccaagattCTAGTTTCATGCTTCTAAATATAACACTACACTTTTTTGTCACcaaaagaaataagaagttttttccctattttttttatcattagaTATCAACAAATTATTGAACCTCtagaagataataataataataataataaagagaaaaatttaattttgatggCAATAGTAATAAAATCCTTGAAATTGAGTGAGGGCATTTAAATTTATTGTAtgtaagaaaacaaaaaaaaaaaaaaaaaaccaaggaaaacaattagttttttttttttaatttataattcttGTGTTGCAACAATTTTATGTCATCGTGTTAGATTAGCACTGTCATGACCCTAaaattttgcttttttttttttcacataataaacTCTGATATTAATTGTAATGCCCTGTGCAATACTTCATCCACAATATCTATATAAAATACACTATAATACCTTGTAATGCCCAAAGTGGCACTAGGTACAACAATCCTCAAATATAACATACTATACAAATATCCCCAAAAGTCATCATATGTCCTAGGGATTACACAAAAACATATTTCACAGTTCAAACGCTTACCTTAAAACTATGGTAGTACGAcaacctcctctacctcggagctcgcttCACCTATTTGTCTGGATctcctaaaatgtttgaattctttGGGTGAGACA
This region includes:
- the LOC131149482 gene encoding uncharacterized protein LOC131149482 isoform X1, yielding MSLKSLMEDKQLDFNQPLLSVRRFTSAAASLEAEDRKRTDNSLPCIPPIPYYKSELKSGPVRNPGTVPFQWEQIPGRPKYESKPETQALGWPPVAPKLPPGQILNAKNQLLDKRSEDQTISRPQMENSLFSSQNVLNVQNDESFREAIDEESSESRDGDEAYLDALDTLSRTESCFMNCSASGLSGLDGPDVKPSGIFSTDPQTRDFMMGRFLPAAKAMASETPQYASRKQPVAREKPKQVMNVVSDDKRPSICHYRHGTSPYYAQHQGEEDSEDENDCDESEHLQAKACGLFSGFCLGNSFFLSNPVSGMRVQARTPTSSVHSAKARYSYGSCSRISKNEHGMVPNFERSMRGLRKTEQCKDRKALKNETNQILSHKRSHKSSSSSVNRHVMGDCRPPRLNESPQSIFHDVKWFLGIPGEAMNVRVNDYGSHEKGHRNFQDLIHNHTRNFQDLIHNHTQDADLVSTSPVVEKTLYIDSVCKVKSPSLNSKISDAKRLIEARGNDFQTLKSQVMEDTPSVDSLLQAIKCSDIMGEKATLQTRSFQSTDYSFLSSSEKSSQEVLGHIIKNFRPDEKLIKDSTTSATANVQDDVFEGFGDQQSPKAATPRISEGSYSQFPRTPPLPKSPSESWLGRTLPYISSRNPSSRSYLGIQNNPRAGANNACTSNLKV
- the LOC131149482 gene encoding uncharacterized protein LOC131149482 isoform X2, with the protein product MSLKSLMEDKQLDFNQPLLSVRRFTSAAASLEAEDRKRTDNSLPCIPPIPYYKSELKSGPVRNPGTVPFQWEQIPGRPKYESKPETQALGWPPVAPKLPPGQILNAKNQLLDKRSEDQTISRPQMENSLFSSQNVLNVQNDESFREAIDEESSESRDGDEAYLDALDTLSRTESCFMNCSASGLSGLDGPDVKPSGIFSTDPQTRDFMMGRFLPAAKAMASETPQYASRKQPVAREKPKQVMNVVSDDKRPSICHYRHGTSPYYAQHQGEEDSEDENDCDESEHLQAKACGLFSGFCLGNSFFLSNPVSGMRVQARTPTSSVHSAKARYSYGSCSRISKNEHGMVPNFERSMRGLRKTEQCKDRKALKNETNQILSHKRSHKSSSSSVNRHVMGDCRPPRLNESPQSIFHDVKWFLGIPGEAMNVRVNDYGSHEKGHRNFQDLIHNHTRNFQDLIHNHTQDADLVSTSPVVEKTLYIDSVCKVKSPSLNSKISDAKRLIEARGNDFQTLKSQVMEDTPSVDSLLQAIKCSDIMGEKATLQTRSFQSTDYSFLSSSEKSSQEVLGHIIKNFRPDEKLIKDSTTSATANVQDDVFEGFGDQQSPKAATPRISEGSYSQFPRTPPLPKSPSESWLGRTLPYISSRNPSSRSYLGIQNNPRGANNACTSNLKV